CCGAAAATTTTCGTCACCGCAGCTGCAAAAGGGCGGCGAGCATAAGGACCGCGTAATAATCGGGATTTCGTCGTTGGTGCAGGGCCTCCTCCTGCACACACGAACACACATGATTtcccccccacacacacacacacgcacacacacacggagtATTTGGCCAATGTCAGTGTCAAGGTCAGCCGGCCGACGCACCGCGCCGCAGTCTGGCGGCGACGTTGGCGCGGTACCCGGGGAAAAGAGCGCAAAAGGGAGGCTGCCAGCCAGGAGGGaagggaggagagagagagagagagagagagagagagagagagagagaccgtctgtgtgtacgtgtgtacgtCTACGCCTCGCGCTTGCGGccctgcagcggcggcggtaaCGTCAGTTTTACGCCGGGAGCTAGCGCGACCGAATCTCGCACGGGGTGTTTTTAGTCGCGTGGAGGTGTGCTGATTCTCGTTGTATCGTCTCTCGCGAAAGTGTGGATCGAGGTTGGAGTTTTGTGGTGTGGTTAGTTTGGTGGAGGAAAGGGCTTGTTTTTTCTTTGGATTTTCGGGGGTGACGGTTTCTGGTATATTTCTGGTTCATTTCATTACGTTTCGATAAATTTACGTTAAAGCTCGTTAGGCCGAAGGTATTCAGTTCGTGCGTTCGATTACTCAAAggaatttcattttattctcAATTCAACTTGTACAACGAGTCGATATCGCAAATTTAATCGTTAAAAAGTATCCGCAAAGAAAAACACGTTTGGGTTTCATTCTCTTCCACGACGTATGCAACAGCTCTTAATTCAGCCGTATCCTTTAAAGTCCGCTTAAGATATTAAAATTCCTGGCAATAATTTACATAGAACAGGAGACAAAGGCTTTTGTGTGTAAGTTTTGACTTGAAAAAGCCCGAAGACGTTGACTCGAGGAAAAAACCGGCTCTTCGGGGGGCAAAAGACTATGCAGCATCGCATCAGGCCTGCCCGGTAACAACACCCCTTTTTCAATTCGCATTTCGCGCTTGTTTGGCAAACTCAGCATTCTTTTGGCTGGCTTTTGTCACTCTCAAGTCTCCTTCATTTACAATTGAAATTCTGTGTCTTAACACCACCTGCATCGAGACAGTTGCATAATTTATATATCCGAACGTAACCTTTTTACTCAACTCGGCTTTACGACTTTCTTCGTAGCTGTAAAATTATTAGGCATACCTCTTAGCTGAACTAATTTAATTCCCACAGAGTAGGGAGATTTACGCGGTACTTTCGTTGTGGTGAAAGCGTTGTTAATTAACCTCGGTATAGACGCAAAGTTTCGCGATGTATGCATACGCTGAATTTCAAATCCCGATACGCGGAATCTCTCCGACTGAGATTAGGAATCGGCGGTCTATTTTTAAGGAAAACTACTGCGGTATTCATGCGATAAATCGCAATTAAATCGTAATCCGCGCAAGTAGTTGCGGGCCGAGTTCAGCAAGACTCTAGTCTCCACTTCTTCACCTACAAGCGCAACAATCTCAGACGATTACCTCCGATTAACAGAATTCTCTTCCCAAGCGATTCCTGATCGACAAAACCTCGTCCCAAAAATAACCATCTCTGCAGGCATAAAACCAAACGACCTATAGCCTCCCTCTCAACTTGGCAATGGTCATCAGTCTCCCTTTCTTCTCGTCCGAGCACACGGGATAATATCCGCGAGCGAGCAAACGCGGCTGCAGCAGTACAGTATCGGCGTGCGCGCAGCCCGCGGGACATATATCGGTGCATAAGGTCGTTGCCGGAGGATCGATACTCCTCTCTCGTCGACCTTCGTCTCGCAGCAGCCGGgcacgcgagcgagcgtcgctcgcgcgcgcgcgttttcacTCCACGACGTCGCACAGCTCGCACACGTACGTATGTATGTGGGTATAGGATATACAGAGGCCCGTAGGATGGCTGCTGTTGCCTGGATTCTCCTCTTCTTTGGCCAGTCTCTTTCGctggttctctctctctctctctctctctctctctctctctctctctctctctctctacgtgTACATACCGCGTGCCCGGTGCTCGATGAAAAAAGGAAACGTAGAAAGTGGCCGAATCGAATCCTGTCGAATGCTCGCTACTGCTGGGGGAGagacttttttataaattttgtttgcgTTTCGTTTGCTGAGGAATTCGGATGTTGAacgattaaatttattcttccTCGATACAGGTTGTTTGCGACGCTATCGTTTGCATTAAAATTCTCACGAAATTAAGTGATTCagcaaaaatcgctaaaaaatattgcaaaaaaaatcattggcCACTCTCCTTCCCTCGCGTTCGTTCGgtgcacacgtacacacaatATGCACGTGAAACCCAGATCGTCCTTCTCCTTAAGCTCTGctcttcgtctctctctttttctcttctctggcGTCTTCGGCTCCTTCTCGTTCGTGAGAAAGATCCGAGGAGTCTCTCTCGCTTGGTCCCGACGAGGCCTTGTTTCGCTTGCGCTCGTTATTGCAGCAGCCCGCGGCGGCGCATCGACGACGTAGATCGCCGCTGcagtcgctgctgctgctgtcgcgcGCACACGCTTTGCGGAGTTACGTCTGAGCTGCTCTACTGGCGAGTTGTACACTGCGGTCTTGAACTTTTGGGAGGCTGCTTTTGTTGTGCGGGTATTTGTGATCGTTGGTGTGATTTTGGGAGGCACGtttgttgaaaatattgtatcagcgatcgaaatttttattcacaCGCAGGTTTACGAAAGGGTTGTAAGGTATAGCTCGACGAAGTGTAAGACGTTGATGAATGGAGTAAATCGAGGCGAACAGTGCGGTGCAAATAAACATTATTTAGAGAGTTCCCTCTCGATGGAACAATGcagtatttaaattacaacaACGCACCTGGAAATTTTGACtttgagaaaaattttaaggtttttTGTGTGAGTAGATGAAACCATTATGAATTAATTGTTCACAAGAATGTACCTTTGAAAGGGCGACGAGATCATGTTCAGtgcatttattttgtatttttcatgatCCATCAATATATGCGTatgtaaattatataaaaaagtgaAAGTGCTTTCGTTACATAAATTAGACGCTTATGTGTGTTTATTTTAGACTAAATGAATTTATGATACGTTTACATTGATAAAGTAAATCGGAATTATATCGTATATTTGCATTACTCGCATATAGGCTAGCAAATATTCTTTCATTTTCACTCTTTATTATAAAAGATGCAACCGCGATGCACTTACAGCGGGTTTCTTGTTTATTATCTTAAGCTCATATGATATTACTAGAatctacaaaaataaatttaatttcccGTTCAAAATCGTGCATATACCAACTGATTGACGATATTGTGTAACGCGAAAGTAAAATTTTCTCGCAATTAAACGTTTATAGCCGCATTTATGGACTTGtaaaaattatgcaaatgACTTTTAATGATCAGCAACTGCTCCCTGATGTTTTTCACTCTGGTGAAAGCCATAAATACtcttttcataaattataaaattcagaattatttattactgGCAAAGAAATAGATCAAATCAAAATAGTTGATAAATTGCGCACGCGTTTAAGACTGCGAAACCAAGTTTCCTTTTACATCACTTACCGATTTTCACCTCATTGAACTTTACTATTTTACTACTATGTAGTGGATTCAGGCATCAATAATTACAGAATGATATcacaaaattcaattttttctagAACAACGACAAGGACAAAATGTCGAACGGCCAGCACCACCAACGCTCCGCGTACGCGGAAGCGCACGCAGTCGCACACGCGGCCGTCCAGCAACACATGGCCCAGCAAGCAGCTCAAGCGAGATTGTTGTCTGGACCGGTACCAAGTGCCGCACCACAGCCTCCGAATCCGACGTTCACGTTACCGGACGACGGACTGGGTTACGATGACGGTGTGCGGGTTCTGCGGTCGATCGGAACGTGGTAATTATCTCATGGTTCACTCAGTACAAAAGATTTTATCGTTTGTATTTACTCATTCAAAATCTCGTATAACTCAATCAATTTTCTCACTAACTCCACTATTCTTGCGTCCTCAAGGTCTCCAGACTACTCGTCAGCAATGCGACCAGGTGCCGTGATGCCAGCGTTCCCTGGTGCCGCTGAGCCTCAATTCAGCAACGGTCGAGCCCAGGGCACAACTGGCGCTACGGGGACGGTgaatcaacagcagcagcagcagcaacagccctTGAGAAATTCGAATGCCGGCATCAGGCCGGGCTCCGTTTCGAAAGCTACCAATACAGGCGAGCCCACGACCAAAGCGTTCGCCTGCACAGTTTGCGGCAAGGGTCTCGCGCGCAAGGACAAACTCGTCATCCACATGCGTATACACACCGGCGAGAAGCCCTACTCTTGCGAAGTTTGCGGTAAGGAAGCTGAGAATCGCATCCGCTTTGTTGACGGA
The sequence above is a segment of the Nasonia vitripennis strain AsymCx chromosome 3, Nvit_psr_1.1, whole genome shotgun sequence genome. Coding sequences within it:
- the LOC100123310 gene encoding zinc finger protein 300 isoform X2, with amino-acid sequence MQYLNYNNAPGNFDFEKNFKVFCNNDKDKMSNGQHHQRSAYAEAHAVAHAAVQQHMAQQAAQARLLSGPVPSAAPQPPNPTFTLPDDGLGYDDGVRVLRSIGTWSPDYSSAMRPGAVMPAFPGAAEPQFSNGRAQGTTGATGTVNQQQQQQQQPLRNSNAGIRPGSVSKATNTGEPTTKAFACTVCGKGLARKDKLVIHMRIHTGEKPYSCEVCGKAFARRDKLVIHMNKLRHRPGVASLSTPSVNNSLHNDQQQQQQQHQQQQQTQQQQQQQQQQSRPDSTLKPKEEPVSWACELCGRVLATREEWSQHARSHLEASGPPQHAAAYFPGSVPPPQPYPAERHHCMMCRTDFTDKTEFILHVRSHFEPHAQQAAAAAAAAAAVKQDPATAELIARGLVDPSGLCS